A window of Phyllobacterium sp. T1293 contains these coding sequences:
- a CDS encoding branched-chain amino acid ABC transporter substrate-binding protein, giving the protein MKKSLFSSVAVAAMLALGGHAYADLLVGIGAPLTGPNAAYGAQIQKGAEAAAEVVNAAGGVNGEKIKFVLGDDVSDAKQGVSVANKFAADGVKFVIGHFNSGVSIPASEVYAENGIVEVTPAATNPVFTERGLWNTFRTCGRDDQQGAIAGAYIAEHFKDAKIAVIHDKTPYGQGLADETKKAIEAKGLKPVLYEGVNVGDKDFSALIAKAKQAGVNVLYWGGLHTEAGLIIRQLADQGLKVKFISGDGIVTNELAAIAGDAVVGTLNTFGPDPRTNAANKELVEKFRKAGFEPEAYTLYSYAALQSIVGAATAAKSNDPQAVAKALKEKGPFKSVLGDISFDEKGDPKLPGYVMYEWKKDKDGKYTYVQQ; this is encoded by the coding sequence ATGAAGAAGTCACTGTTCTCGAGTGTTGCCGTTGCAGCAATGCTCGCTTTGGGCGGTCATGCCTATGCTGATCTTCTGGTCGGTATCGGCGCTCCGTTGACCGGCCCGAACGCCGCTTATGGCGCGCAGATTCAGAAGGGCGCAGAAGCCGCTGCAGAAGTCGTAAACGCTGCTGGCGGCGTTAATGGCGAAAAGATCAAATTCGTTCTGGGCGACGACGTTTCCGATGCCAAGCAGGGTGTTTCCGTTGCCAACAAGTTCGCAGCCGATGGTGTCAAGTTCGTTATCGGTCACTTCAACTCCGGTGTTTCCATTCCTGCATCAGAAGTCTATGCGGAAAATGGCATCGTTGAAGTAACGCCTGCTGCAACCAATCCTGTTTTCACCGAACGCGGCCTGTGGAACACATTCCGCACATGCGGTCGTGACGATCAGCAGGGTGCCATTGCCGGTGCCTATATTGCCGAGCATTTCAAGGACGCTAAGATCGCTGTCATTCACGACAAGACGCCTTATGGTCAGGGCCTTGCCGATGAAACCAAGAAGGCGATTGAAGCAAAGGGCCTGAAGCCAGTCCTTTATGAAGGCGTCAATGTTGGCGATAAGGATTTCTCGGCACTCATCGCCAAGGCGAAACAGGCCGGTGTTAACGTTCTTTATTGGGGTGGCCTGCACACCGAAGCTGGTCTGATTATCCGCCAGCTGGCTGATCAGGGTCTCAAGGTCAAGTTCATCTCGGGCGATGGCATTGTAACCAACGAGCTTGCCGCGATTGCCGGTGACGCTGTTGTCGGTACGCTGAATACGTTCGGTCCCGATCCACGCACCAACGCAGCCAATAAGGAACTGGTTGAGAAGTTCCGTAAGGCCGGTTTCGAGCCTGAGGCCTACACGCTTTATTCCTATGCGGCCCTGCAGTCTATCGTTGGAGCGGCTACCGCTGCAAAGTCGAATGATCCTCAGGCCGTTGCCAAGGCTCTGAAGGAAAAAGGCCCGTTCAAGTCGGTTCTCGGCGATATTTCCTTCGATGAGAAGGGCGATCCGAAGCTTCCAGGCTATGTTATGTATGAATGGAAGAAGGACAAGGACGGCAAGTACACTTACGTTCAGCAGTAA
- a CDS encoding branched-chain amino acid ABC transporter substrate-binding protein, giving the protein MKSLSLQGVAVAITLMLGGQAHADILVGIGAPLTGPNAAFGAQMRKGAEMAFEEINAAGGINGEKVALTFGDDASDPKQGVSIANKFAADGVKFVIGHYNSGVSIPASDVYAENGILQVTPASTNPNFTERGLWNAFRICGRDDQQGVVAGAYIAEHFKDAKVAIVHDKTPYGEGLANETKKALNAHGMTEVLFEGVHAGDKDYSALVSKAKENGVTLLYWGGLHTEAGLIIRQLADQGLKVQFMSGAAIVSNELAAIAGDAIAGTLNTFGPDPRNNPANDELVKKFRATGFEPEAFTLYTYGAVQAIAAAATAVKSNDPETVAKALKANGPFKTVLGDLAFDEKGDPKFPGYVMYEWKKGPDGKYTYFQQ; this is encoded by the coding sequence ATGAAATCATTGTCACTACAGGGCGTTGCGGTCGCTATTACGCTTATGCTGGGCGGTCAGGCCCATGCGGACATTCTCGTTGGCATCGGCGCACCACTGACCGGTCCTAATGCGGCTTTTGGCGCACAGATGCGCAAGGGTGCCGAGATGGCATTCGAGGAGATCAATGCGGCTGGTGGCATCAATGGCGAAAAGGTTGCTCTAACCTTTGGCGATGACGCATCTGATCCCAAGCAGGGCGTTTCCATTGCCAATAAGTTTGCAGCTGATGGCGTCAAATTTGTCATCGGGCACTACAATTCCGGCGTATCCATTCCCGCTTCGGATGTTTATGCCGAGAATGGCATTCTTCAGGTAACGCCCGCTTCGACCAATCCCAACTTCACCGAGCGCGGATTGTGGAATGCTTTCCGCATCTGTGGGCGCGATGATCAGCAGGGCGTGGTGGCAGGTGCCTATATTGCCGAGCATTTCAAGGATGCCAAAGTCGCCATTGTTCATGACAAGACGCCCTATGGCGAAGGACTTGCCAATGAGACGAAGAAAGCCCTCAATGCCCATGGCATGACGGAAGTCCTGTTCGAGGGCGTGCATGCGGGCGACAAGGACTATTCAGCTCTTGTTTCCAAAGCGAAGGAAAATGGCGTTACCCTGCTCTATTGGGGCGGTTTGCACACGGAGGCCGGACTGATTATCCGGCAGCTCGCCGATCAGGGCCTGAAAGTGCAGTTCATGTCGGGCGCTGCAATCGTCTCCAATGAACTGGCAGCAATTGCCGGAGATGCCATTGCGGGAACACTCAACACCTTCGGCCCCGATCCGCGCAACAATCCGGCCAATGACGAACTGGTCAAGAAATTCCGCGCGACAGGCTTCGAACCGGAGGCGTTTACGCTCTACACCTATGGCGCGGTGCAGGCGATTGCAGCAGCTGCCACGGCAGTCAAATCAAACGATCCGGAAACGGTCGCCAAGGCGCTGAAAGCCAATGGTCCGTTCAAGACCGTTCTGGGCGATCTCGCCTTTGACGAGAAGGGCGATCCGAAGTTTCCCGGCTATGTAATGTACGAATGGAAAAAGGGGCCGGATGGCAAGTACACCTACTTCCAGCAATGA
- the pyc gene encoding pyruvate carboxylase, producing the protein MPIKKILVANRSEIAIRVFRAANELGMKTVAIWAEEDKLALHRFKADESYQVGRGPHLAKDMGPIESYLSIEEIIRVAKLSGADAIHPGYGLLSESPEFAEACGEAGIIFIGPKPETMRRLGNKVAARNLAIEIGVPVVPATDPLPDDMDEVKKLAETIGYPVMLKASWGGGGRGMRAIFSPDDIAREVTEGKREAKAAFGKDEVYLEKLVQRARHVEVQILGDTHGNAVHLFERDCSIQRRNQKVVERAPAPYLNEAQRKEIADYGLKIAKETSYIGAGTIEFLMDSDTNQFYFIEVNPRIQVEHTVTEEVTGIDIVKAQIRILEGATIGTPESGVPAQKDIKLNGHALQCRITTEDPEQNFIPDYGRITAYRGATGFGIRLDGGTAYSGAVITRYYDPLLEKITAWSPTADETIQRMHRALREFRIRGVATNLTFLEAIITHPKFADNSYTTKFIDTTPELFEQVKRQDRATKLLTYLADVTVNGHPETKGRATPPEEAALPRVPFIETPIPDGTKQLLDQLGPKKFGEWMRNEKRALFTDTTMRDGHQSLLATRVRTFDIARVAGTYARALPQLFSLECWGGATFDVSMRFLTEDPWERLAEVREAAPNILLQMLLRGANGVGYKSYPDNVVRYFVQQAARNGVDVFRVFDSLNWVENMRVTMDAVLEENKLCEASICYTGDILNSARPQYDLKYYTGLAQEVEKAGAHIIAIKDMAGLLKPGAAKVLFKALREATDLPLHFHTHDTSGISAATVLAAVDAGVDVVDAAMDALSGNTSQPCLGSIVEALKGTERDPGLDPEWIRRISFYWEAVRTQYAAFESDLKGPASEVYLHEMPGGQFTNLKEQARSLGLETRWHEVAQAYADVNQMFGDIVKVTPSSKVVGDMALMMVSQDLSVADVKNPDKDISFPDSVVSMMRGDLGQPPKGWPKDIQKKILKDEKPFTERPGSLLAPADLVAERKEIEEKLERKVSDQEFASYLMYPKVFTDFAVTHGTYGPTSVLPTHVYFYGLAQEEEVFLDIERGKTLVVRNLAVGEPDEKGMVTVFFEMNGQPRRVKVPDRTRAGGVGVRRKAELGNDKHVGAPMPGIVSTVGVTVGQKVNAGDVLLSIEAMKMETALRAERDGTLAEILVRAGDQIDAKDLLAVYE; encoded by the coding sequence TTGCCTATCAAGAAAATCCTCGTCGCCAATCGATCAGAAATTGCTATCCGTGTTTTCCGTGCCGCCAACGAGCTTGGCATGAAAACCGTGGCGATATGGGCGGAGGAAGACAAGCTGGCGCTGCACCGCTTCAAGGCGGATGAATCCTATCAGGTTGGGCGTGGACCGCATCTTGCCAAGGATATGGGGCCGATTGAAAGCTACCTGTCGATTGAGGAAATCATCCGCGTGGCAAAGCTATCAGGCGCGGATGCAATTCATCCGGGCTATGGGCTGCTTTCCGAAAGTCCGGAGTTTGCCGAAGCGTGCGGTGAAGCCGGGATCATCTTCATTGGCCCGAAGCCCGAAACCATGCGCCGCCTTGGCAACAAGGTTGCAGCGCGTAATCTGGCTATCGAGATCGGCGTTCCTGTCGTTCCGGCAACGGACCCGCTGCCTGACGATATGGATGAGGTGAAGAAGCTCGCGGAAACGATCGGCTACCCTGTGATGCTGAAAGCGTCGTGGGGTGGCGGTGGTCGCGGCATGCGCGCCATCTTCTCTCCCGATGATATTGCCCGCGAAGTAACCGAGGGCAAGCGCGAAGCCAAGGCGGCTTTCGGCAAGGATGAAGTCTATCTGGAAAAGCTGGTGCAGCGGGCGCGGCATGTCGAGGTGCAAATCCTCGGTGATACCCATGGCAATGCGGTGCATCTGTTCGAGCGCGACTGCTCGATCCAGCGACGTAACCAGAAAGTTGTCGAGCGCGCTCCTGCGCCTTATCTCAACGAGGCGCAGCGCAAGGAGATCGCGGATTACGGTCTGAAGATCGCCAAGGAAACCAGCTATATCGGTGCGGGTACCATCGAATTTCTGATGGATTCTGACACAAACCAGTTCTATTTCATCGAGGTCAATCCACGCATTCAGGTTGAGCATACGGTCACCGAAGAAGTTACCGGCATCGATATCGTCAAGGCGCAGATCCGTATCCTCGAAGGTGCCACCATTGGCACGCCGGAATCTGGTGTTCCTGCCCAGAAAGACATCAAACTGAACGGCCATGCCTTGCAATGCCGTATCACCACGGAAGACCCTGAGCAGAATTTCATTCCGGATTACGGTCGTATCACCGCCTATCGCGGTGCAACGGGCTTTGGTATCCGGCTTGATGGAGGCACAGCCTATTCCGGCGCGGTCATTACCCGCTACTACGATCCGCTTCTGGAAAAGATTACCGCCTGGTCGCCAACAGCGGATGAAACAATCCAGCGTATGCACCGCGCCCTGCGCGAGTTCCGTATTCGCGGCGTCGCCACCAATCTGACCTTCCTTGAAGCCATCATTACCCATCCGAAATTTGCCGATAATAGCTATACGACGAAGTTCATCGACACGACGCCTGAGCTGTTCGAGCAGGTGAAGCGGCAGGACCGCGCCACCAAGCTTCTGACTTATCTCGCCGATGTGACTGTTAATGGCCATCCTGAGACCAAAGGCCGTGCGACACCACCGGAAGAGGCGGCATTGCCACGGGTACCGTTCATCGAAACGCCGATCCCGGATGGTACCAAGCAACTTCTCGATCAGCTTGGGCCAAAGAAGTTCGGCGAGTGGATGCGCAATGAGAAGCGCGCGCTGTTTACCGATACCACCATGCGCGACGGTCATCAGTCTCTGCTGGCAACGCGCGTGCGCACGTTTGATATTGCCCGGGTGGCGGGCACCTATGCGCGTGCTTTGCCGCAGCTTTTCTCGCTGGAATGCTGGGGTGGCGCGACGTTCGATGTCTCCATGCGCTTCCTGACTGAAGATCCGTGGGAACGGCTTGCTGAAGTGCGGGAAGCTGCGCCGAATATCCTGCTGCAGATGCTTCTGCGTGGTGCCAATGGCGTTGGTTACAAGAGCTATCCTGATAATGTGGTCAGATATTTCGTGCAGCAGGCGGCGCGCAATGGCGTCGATGTGTTCCGCGTTTTCGACAGTCTCAATTGGGTCGAGAATATGCGCGTTACCATGGATGCGGTGCTGGAAGAGAACAAGCTCTGCGAAGCCTCCATCTGTTACACTGGCGATATTCTGAATTCCGCCCGGCCCCAATATGACCTGAAATATTACACCGGTCTGGCACAGGAGGTCGAAAAGGCCGGGGCGCACATTATCGCCATCAAGGATATGGCTGGTCTGCTGAAACCCGGTGCTGCAAAGGTATTGTTCAAGGCGCTGCGCGAGGCTACGGATCTGCCATTGCATTTCCATACCCATGACACATCAGGTATCTCGGCGGCGACAGTGCTTGCCGCCGTGGATGCGGGTGTTGATGTGGTCGACGCTGCGATGGATGCTCTATCAGGCAATACCTCACAGCCATGCCTTGGCTCGATTGTCGAGGCGCTCAAGGGCACGGAGCGCGATCCCGGCCTTGATCCGGAATGGATTCGTCGCATTTCGTTCTATTGGGAAGCGGTGCGCACACAATATGCGGCGTTTGAAAGTGATCTGAAGGGTCCGGCATCGGAAGTCTATCTGCACGAAATGCCGGGAGGCCAGTTCACGAACCTCAAAGAACAGGCACGCTCGCTCGGCCTTGAGACGCGCTGGCACGAGGTGGCGCAGGCCTATGCCGACGTGAACCAGATGTTTGGCGATATCGTCAAGGTCACGCCCTCGTCGAAGGTTGTTGGCGACATGGCGCTGATGATGGTCAGTCAGGACCTGTCGGTTGCGGATGTGAAGAACCCGGATAAGGATATCTCGTTCCCCGACTCCGTCGTATCGATGATGCGCGGCGATCTTGGCCAGCCGCCAAAGGGTTGGCCGAAGGATATCCAGAAGAAGATATTGAAAGACGAGAAGCCGTTCACGGAACGGCCCGGTTCATTGCTGGCACCGGCTGATCTTGTGGCTGAGCGTAAGGAGATTGAGGAGAAGCTGGAACGCAAGGTCAGTGACCAGGAGTTTGCATCTTACCTTATGTATCCAAAAGTCTTTACCGACTTTGCGGTAACGCACGGGACCTATGGCCCGACGAGCGTGTTGCCGACGCATGTCTATTTCTATGGTCTGGCGCAGGAAGAGGAAGTCTTCCTCGATATTGAACGCGGCAAGACGCTGGTTGTGCGTAATCTTGCGGTGGGTGAGCCGGACGAGAAGGGCATGGTTACTGTGTTCTTCGAAATGAACGGCCAGCCGCGCCGCGTGAAGGTGCCTGATCGCACCCGCGCTGGCGGTGTTGGCGTCAGGCGCAAGGCAGAACTTGGCAATGACAAACATGTCGGCGCGCCCATGCCGGGTATTGTTTCCACGGTGGGTGTCACGGTTGGTCAGAAGGTCAATGCGGGTGATGTTCTGCTTTCCATTGAAGCCATGAAGATGGAAACAGCCTTGCGCGCCGAGCGTGATGGCACGCTGGCCGAAATTCTGGTGCGCGCTGGCGATCAGATCGATGCAAAGGACCTGCTCGCCGTTTACGAGTAA